GGCCGCTCGCAGCGGCCCCGGCACGGCATCCCGCGACGCGACAACCGGACAACCTGCGGCCATTGCCTCGAGCATCGGCAGGCCGAAGCCCTCGCGCAGCGCCGGCTGCACGAGCGCGCGCGCACCCGAGTAGTAGGCGAGGAGCCGGTCCACCGGCAGCTCGCCGAGGGCGACGATCGAGCGGCTGCGTACACGACGGCGCTCCAATTCGCCCCCGAAATCATCGATTCCGGTGAGATAGAGATCGACTTCCCACGACTCCGGCAGACTCGACCACGCATCGAAGAGCGTCGCAAGGTCCTTATGCTCGCGGTGATTCCCGACGTAGAGCAGATACGGGCGCGGGCCCACGTGCGGAATGGCCGGCCGGCGAAACGTCTCGCTGACCCCCAGCGGAACGACGCGCACCTTCGTGCGTTTGACGCCGAGCAGCGCTTCGAGATCGTCGACCGTCCGCTCATCGTCGGTGATGACGCGTTTTGCACGCGCGCATGCCCGGCGGACGACCGTAGCGTAGTACGGTCGGACCTTCGTCTTGAAGTACTGCGGGAACCGCAGATGGATGAGATCGTGAACGGTCATCACAAAGCGCTGCGGCAACAGCAGCGGCACGTACTGTGAAAGAAAATGGACGAGGTCGAGCCGAGCGCGGCGGAAAGCCTGCGGCAGCGCGACTTGCTCGCTCCAACCAAAGTTGACGCCCCGGGTGAATGGCACGTACGCGTACTCGGGCGCCACACGCGGCAGGCGCACGACGAGCTCGCGCACGTAGGTCTGCATTCCAACC
This Candidatus Eremiobacterota bacterium DNA region includes the following protein-coding sequences:
- a CDS encoding glycosyltransferase family 4 protein, which translates into the protein MSGARVGLDARLTRQLSVGMQTYVRELVVRLPRVAPEYAYVPFTRGVNFGWSEQVALPQAFRRARLDLVHFLSQYVPLLLPQRFVMTVHDLIHLRFPQYFKTKVRPYYATVVRRACARAKRVITDDERTVDDLEALLGVKRTKVRVVPLGVSETFRRPAIPHVGPRPYLLYVGNHREHKDLATLFDAWSSLPESWEVDLYLTGIDDFGGELERRRVRSRSIVALGELPVDRLLAYYSGARALVQPALREGFGLPMLEAMAAGCPVVASRDAVPGPLRAAALTYETRDAVNLRARLEEVLGNEGLRLRSISSGRRIAEELTWDRCARATADVYREVLEER